In one Arachis duranensis cultivar V14167 chromosome 9, aradu.V14167.gnm2.J7QH, whole genome shotgun sequence genomic region, the following are encoded:
- the LOC107467353 gene encoding DNA damage-repair/toleration protein DRT100 codes for MRFWVWGLNLVLILSILSQFSKIAAEEASPSQAPICSEEDRASLLRFKAGILQDTTETLSSWTGKDCCDGGWEGVQCNPSTGRVNVLQIQRPERDSDTFMKGTLSPSLGNLHFLEVLIISGMKHITGPIPPSLSNLTRLTQLVLEDNSLGGYIPPSLGRLSLLQTLSLSGNHLKGQIPPTLGSLRNLVQINLARNLLSGPIPLSFKPLRNMQYLDLSYNLLSGSIPDCIGEFKNLTYIDLSNNQLAGRIPVSLFSLVNLLDLSLSFNHLTGIIPDQFGSLKSLTTLQLSSNQLTGHVPLSISRLQNIWYLNLSRNGLSDPLPAIPPKGIPSLLSIDLSYNNLSLGSIPDWIRTKQLKDVHLAGCKLKGPLPHFNRPDSLNSIDLSDNYLVGGISNFFTNMSSLQMVKLSNNQLKFDISQMKAPEGLSSIDLHGNQLVGSLSTILNNRTTSSLEVIDVSNNFISGRIPEFIEGSSLKVLNLGCNQISGSLPVSISNLMELERLDISRNHISGSIPTGLGQLVKLQWLDISINGLTGQIPSSLSQISNLKHANFRANRLCGEIPQTRPFNIFPPVAYAHNSCLCGKPLQPCKGNLQKKIGQ; via the coding sequence ATGCGATTTTGGGTATGGGGTCTCAACCTTGTTCTCATACTTTCAATCCTCAGCCAGTTCTCAAAAATTGCTGCAGAGGAAGCTTCACCATCACAGGCTCCAATCTGTTCAGAAGAAGATAGAGCTTCTCTGCTAAGATTCAAAGCAGGGATACTGCAGGACACAACAGAGACACTGTCTTCATGGACCGGAAAAGACTGCTGTGATGGCGGTTGGGAAGGAGTTCAATGCAATCCTTCGACGGGGCGAGTCAATGTGCTGCAGATACAGAGGCCTGAAAGAGATAGTGACACATTCATGAAGGGAACTCTGTCTCCTTCATTAGGCAATTTGCACTTTCTAGAGGTATTGATTATCAGTGGAATGAAGCATATTACTGGACCAATTCCTCCTAGCTTATCGAATTTAACCCGCCTTACGCAGCTAGTACTCGAAGACAATTCTCTTGGAGGTTACATTCCTCCCAGTTTAGGCCGTTTATCATTGCTGCAGACACTTTCACTTAGTGGAAACCATCTCAAGGGGCAAATCCCTCCAACACTAGGGAGTCTGAGAAACCTTGTCCAGATCAATTTGGCAAGAAATCTCTTGTCAGGTCCTATACCCTTGAGTTTCAAACCCCTTAGGAACATGCAATACCTTGATCTTAGCTACAATTTGCTATCCGGGTCTATCCCGGATTGTATAGGTGAGTTCAAAAACTTGACTTATATAGACCTGTCTAATAACCAACTAGCAGGAAGAATTCCAGTGTCCTTGTTCAGCCTTGTCAATCTTTTAGATTTGTCCTTGAGCTTTAACCACCTCACAGGAATCATTCCAGACCAATTTGGAAGCCTGAAATCCTTAACAACTCTTCAGCTCAGCAGTAACCAGCTCACAGGACATGTTCCACTATCCATATCAAGATTGCAGAACATTTGGTACCTTAATTTATCAAGAAATGGCCTATCTGATCCCTTACCAGCTATCCCTCCTAAGGGAATCCCTTCCCTTTTGTCCATAGACCTATCTTACAATAATCTCAGCCTTGGAAGTATTCCTGATTGGATCAGAACCAAGCAGCTCAAAGATGTCCATTTAGCAGGGTGTAAATTGAAGGGACCTCTGCCACATTTCAATAGACCTGACTCTTTGAACTCCATAGACCTATCAGACAATTACCTAGTTGGTGGCATTTCAAATTTCTTCACAAACATGTCTAGCTTACAAATGGTTAAGCTCTCAAACAACCAATTGAAGTTTGACATTTCTCAGATGAAAGCACCAGAAGGGTTATCTTCCATAGACTTGCATGGAAATCAGCTAGTGGGTTCACTATCCACAATCCTAAATAACAGGACAACAAGTTCTTTGGAGGTTATAGATGTATCAAACAATTTCATTTCAGGTCGCATACCGGAATTCATTGAAGGATCAAGCTTGAAGGTGCTAAACTTGGGGTGCAACCAGATATCAGGTTCATTGCCAGTTTCAATCTCAAATTTGATGGAACTAGAGAGATTGGATATTTCAAGGAATCACATATCAGGAAGCATCCCTACAGGTTTAGGTCAGTTGGTAAAACTGCAATGGCTTGACATATCCATAAATGGATTAACAGGACAAATTCCAAGTAGCCTGTCACAGATCAGTAATCTAAAGCATGCAAACTTCAGGGCAAACAGGCTATGTGGAGAGATACCACAGACAAGACCATTCAATATCTTTCCACCAGTTGCTTATGCCCACAATTCTTGTTTGTGTGGCAAGCCTTTACAGCCATGTAAGGGAAACCTACAGAAGAAGATAGGTCAGTGA
- the LOC107467279 gene encoding high mobility group B protein 7-like isoform X1 produces MGEMQSAVFGAKKPKYKKCESEEESGKLGEGSSTSQGQRVDAVESRSSSVIVRGRDGSAFVKCQDCKEDVPVGLVSMHGCSDEAKTKMNLETQLVERPYEAKRPVRKKTRSDVPKAKRAKVEKTKKVKDPHVPKKPPAASFFLFMDDFEKSFKEANPDSKDGNRVFKEARAKWRSMTAEEKKPYSDKLAELKAEYEKAMEIYNAAEAEGEEGEGEGKHEEGTDEQSDKEEAAAGEEEADEQSDKEEAAAGEEGDDEQSDKEEAAAGEEEELNDED; encoded by the exons ATGGGCGAAATGCAAAGCGCGGTTTTTGGCGCTAAAAAGCCAAAGTATAAAAAATG TGAAAGTGAAGAAGAAAGTGGAAAATTGGGAGAGGGAAGCAGCACATCGCAGGGGCAGAGAGTCGACGCAGTTGAATCTCGATCCTCGTCGGTTATTGTTCGCGGCAGGGATGGCAGCGCTTTCGTCAAATGCCAAGACTGCAAAGAGGACGTTCCTGTTGGACTTGTCAGCATGCATGGTTGCAGCGACGAAGCCAAAACTAAAATGAATCTCG AGACACAACTTGTGGAACGGCCTTATGAAGCTAAGAGACCAGTGAG GAAGAAGACAAGATCTGATGTACCAAAGGCTAAAAGGGCCAAAGTTGAGAAGACGAAGAAGGTGAAAGATCCACACGTGCCAAAGAAGCCTCCAGCAGCatccttctttctcttcat GGATGATTTTGAGAAATCTTTTAAGGAGGCAAATCCTGATTCAAAGGATGGTAACAGG GTTTTTAAAGAGGCTCGTGCCAAATGGAGGTCCATGACTGCTGAA GAGAAGAAGCCTTATTCTGATAAACTTGCTGAACTTAAAGCAGAATATGAGAAGGCTATGGAAATTTACAATGCTGCTGAAGCAGAAGGAGAAGAGGGAGAAGGTGAAGGAAAGCATGAAGAGGGGACTGATGAACAATCTGATAAAGAAGAAGCTGCTGCAGGTGAAGAGGAGGCTGATGAACAATCTGATAAAGAAGAAGCTGCTGCAGGTGAAGAGGGGGATGATGAACAATCTGATAAAGAAGAAGCTGCTGCAGGTGAAGAGGAGGAGCTGAATGATGAGGACTAA
- the LOC107467574 gene encoding high mobility group B protein 7, with translation MAKGNNTSQGRKRVDAVDSRSASVLVRAKDGSAFAKCDECKKDVPVALISMHSCSLEAKIKMNLEAQVVEQASEVKKPERKKPKSNEPKAKRAKVEKTKKVKDPNAPKRPPTAFFLFMDDFRKSFKEANPDSKDVKRVSKEAGEKWRSMTDEEKKPYSDKVVELKAEYEKAMKSYNDAEVEGEEGEGEHEEGADEKSDKEDAAGEDEELTDEE, from the exons ATGGCGAAGGGAAACAACACATCACAAGGGAGGAAGAGAGTGGACGCCGTTGATTCTCGATCTGCGTCGGTTCTTGTTCGCGCCAAGGATGGCAGCGCTTTCGCCAAATGCGATGAGTGCAAGAAGGATGTTCCTGTTGCACTCATCAGCATGCATAGTTGCAGCCTCGAAGCCAAAATCAAAATGAATCTCG AGGCACAAGTTGTGGAACAGGCTTCGGAAGTGAAGAAACCAGAGAG GAAGAAGCCGAAATCTAATGAACCAAAGGCTAAAAGAGCGAAAGTTGAGAAGACGAAGAAGGTGAAAGATCCAAATGCGCCAAAGCGTCCTCCCACAGCTTTCTTTCTCTTCAT GGATGATTTTAGAAAATCTTTTAAGGAGGCAAATCCTGATTCAAAGGATGTTAAGAGG GTTAGTAAAGAGGCTGGTGAGAAATGGAGGTCCATGACTGATGAA GAGAAGAAGCCTTATTCCGATAAAGTTGTTGAGCTTAAAGCAGAATACGAGAAGGCTATGAAAAGTTATAATGATGCTGAAGTAGAAGGAGAAGAGGGAGAAGGAGAGCATGAAGAGGGGGCTGATGAAAAATCTGATAAGGAAGATGCTGCTGGTGAAGACGAGGAGTTGACTGATGAGGAGTAA
- the LOC107467279 gene encoding high mobility group B protein 7-like isoform X2 produces MGEMQSAVFGAKKPKYKKCESEEESGKLGEGSSTSQGQRVDAVESRSSSVIVRGRDGSAFVKCQDCKEDVPVGLVSMHGCSDEAKTKMNLETQLVERPYEAKRPVRKKTRSDVPKAKRAKVEKTKKVKDPHVPKKPPAASFFLFMDDFEKSFKEANPDSKDGNRVFKEARAKWRSMTAEEKKPYSDKLAELKAEYEKAMEIYNAAEAEGEEGEGEGKHEEGTDEQSDKEEAAAGEEEADEQSDKEEAAAGEEEELNDED; encoded by the exons ATGGGCGAAATGCAAAGCGCGGTTTTTGGCGCTAAAAAGCCAAAGTATAAAAAATG TGAAAGTGAAGAAGAAAGTGGAAAATTGGGAGAGGGAAGCAGCACATCGCAGGGGCAGAGAGTCGACGCAGTTGAATCTCGATCCTCGTCGGTTATTGTTCGCGGCAGGGATGGCAGCGCTTTCGTCAAATGCCAAGACTGCAAAGAGGACGTTCCTGTTGGACTTGTCAGCATGCATGGTTGCAGCGACGAAGCCAAAACTAAAATGAATCTCG AGACACAACTTGTGGAACGGCCTTATGAAGCTAAGAGACCAGTGAG GAAGAAGACAAGATCTGATGTACCAAAGGCTAAAAGGGCCAAAGTTGAGAAGACGAAGAAGGTGAAAGATCCACACGTGCCAAAGAAGCCTCCAGCAGCatccttctttctcttcat GGATGATTTTGAGAAATCTTTTAAGGAGGCAAATCCTGATTCAAAGGATGGTAACAGG GTTTTTAAAGAGGCTCGTGCCAAATGGAGGTCCATGACTGCTGAA GAGAAGAAGCCTTATTCTGATAAACTTGCTGAACTTAAAGCAGAATATGAGAAGGCTATGGAAATTTACAATGCTGCTGAAGCAGAAGGAGAAGAGGGAGAAGGTGAAGGAAAGCATGAAGAGGGGACTGATGAACAATCTGATAAAGAAGAAGCTGCTGCAGGTGAAGAGGAGGCTGATGAACAATCTGATAAAGAAGAAGCTGCTGCAG GTGAAGAGGAGGAGCTGAATGATGAGGACTAA